The following are encoded together in the Thermomonas brevis genome:
- a CDS encoding efflux RND transporter permease subunit produces the protein MTDRQRLGISGRLAAAFQANPLTPILAVMGLLLGLLAVAITPREEEPQIDVTMANVIVPFEGAGSRDVEQWVATPLEQKLSEIEGVKHVYSISRPGAAVLTVEFEVGVQRQPALVRLYNQVFSNADFLPQRAGVGQPLIKPKGIDDVPVMALTLWSDDPHVDATALAEVAHTLEAELKRIPGTRDVYTIGAPDRSVLVTLDAAKLAAYGMGADELAQALQAANAVRQAGERVDAVQGAVPVTAGAYLADADDVAGIVIGSRDGKPLLLSDVATVEPRGDLASRYVWHGAPPGRAGPQAGIAPAVTLAIAKKPGSNAADITTAIAKRILQLKGELIPAGVQASVTRDYGVTASDKAQKLIQKLVFATASVVLLVLFALGWREAVVVGSAVVLTLAVTLFASHVMGFTLNRVSLFALIFSIGILVDDAIVVVENIHRHMARDGKSLFEAIPSAVDEVGGPTILATFTVIAALMPMAFVSGLMGPYMRPIPINASVGMLLSLAIALIVTPWLSLKLLARHGHGAQAGHAHEEKQAGWLHRLFERVMSPFLRGDGAGKKRGLLFAAMAGLVLLAASLAVFKLVVLKMLPLDNKSEVQVVVDMPEGSTLERTNALLVELAAKLDSVPEVLDYEGYAGTAAPINFNGLVRQYFLRSGSNVGDLQVNLVDKHHRERQSHEIALAMRPMLAKLGEQYGASVKVVEVPPGPPVLSPLVAEVYGPDYAGQRRVARALAKERFAASDGIVDIDTSVEADAPRERIVVDRERAARLGVPQSAIADAIAMAVSGFDATWVHDGASKYPRPVRLRLPAQDQATLASLLALKVRGAQGQLVPLSELVRVERATWDGAIHHKDGLPVVYVTADEAGKLDSPLYGMFGIVGQLDDHKVAGQTLAQTFIAQPSDTSGYAVKWDGEWQITYETFRDMGIAYAAGMVLIYLLVVAQFRSYLVPLVIMAPIPLTVIGVMPGHALLGKQFTATSMIGMIALAGIIVRNSILLVDFINQETARGVPLVDAVIDACAVRAKPIVLTGVAAMLGAFFILDDPIFNGLAISLIFGIFVSTLLTLVVIPLLYFVLKRREAQREVQE, from the coding sequence ATGACTGACCGGCAGCGCCTCGGCATCTCCGGCCGGCTGGCCGCCGCCTTCCAGGCCAATCCGCTCACGCCCATCCTCGCGGTGATGGGCCTGCTGCTGGGCCTGCTGGCGGTGGCGATCACTCCGCGCGAAGAGGAGCCGCAGATCGACGTCACGATGGCGAACGTCATCGTCCCGTTCGAGGGCGCAGGCAGCCGCGACGTCGAACAGTGGGTGGCGACGCCGCTGGAGCAGAAGCTGTCCGAGATCGAAGGCGTCAAGCACGTCTATTCGATCAGCCGGCCCGGCGCGGCGGTGCTGACCGTGGAATTCGAGGTCGGCGTGCAGCGCCAGCCGGCGCTGGTGCGGCTATACAACCAGGTGTTCTCGAACGCGGATTTCCTGCCGCAGCGCGCCGGCGTCGGCCAGCCCCTCATCAAGCCGAAAGGCATCGACGACGTGCCGGTGATGGCGCTCACGCTGTGGAGCGACGATCCGCACGTCGACGCCACCGCGCTGGCGGAAGTGGCGCACACGCTGGAAGCCGAGCTCAAGCGCATCCCCGGCACCCGCGACGTCTACACCATCGGTGCGCCCGACCGCAGCGTGCTGGTGACGCTGGACGCCGCGAAGCTGGCCGCCTACGGCATGGGCGCGGACGAACTCGCGCAGGCATTGCAGGCGGCCAACGCGGTGCGGCAGGCAGGCGAGCGCGTGGACGCGGTACAGGGCGCGGTGCCGGTGACAGCAGGCGCGTATCTTGCCGATGCCGACGACGTGGCCGGCATCGTCATCGGCAGCCGCGACGGCAAGCCGCTCTTGCTGTCCGACGTGGCGACCGTCGAGCCGCGCGGCGACCTCGCCAGCCGCTACGTCTGGCACGGCGCGCCGCCCGGTCGCGCCGGCCCGCAGGCGGGCATCGCGCCCGCCGTCACCCTCGCCATCGCGAAGAAGCCCGGCAGCAACGCCGCCGACATCACCACCGCGATCGCGAAGCGCATCTTGCAGCTCAAAGGCGAACTGATCCCCGCCGGCGTGCAGGCCAGCGTCACCCGCGACTACGGCGTGACCGCCAGCGACAAGGCGCAGAAGCTGATCCAGAAGCTGGTCTTCGCTACCGCATCGGTGGTGCTGCTGGTGCTGTTCGCGCTGGGCTGGCGCGAGGCCGTCGTGGTCGGCAGCGCGGTGGTGCTGACGCTGGCGGTGACGCTGTTCGCCTCGCACGTGATGGGCTTCACCCTCAACCGCGTCTCGCTGTTCGCGCTGATCTTCTCCATCGGCATCCTGGTCGACGACGCCATCGTGGTGGTCGAGAACATCCACCGCCACATGGCGCGCGACGGAAAATCGCTGTTCGAGGCGATCCCATCGGCGGTGGACGAGGTGGGCGGCCCGACCATCCTCGCCACCTTCACCGTGATCGCCGCGCTGATGCCGATGGCCTTCGTGTCCGGGCTGATGGGGCCGTACATGCGGCCGATCCCGATCAACGCCTCGGTGGGCATGCTGCTCTCGCTCGCCATCGCGCTGATCGTCACGCCGTGGCTGTCGCTGAAGCTGCTGGCGCGGCACGGCCATGGCGCGCAGGCCGGGCATGCGCACGAGGAGAAACAAGCGGGCTGGCTGCATCGCCTGTTCGAGCGGGTGATGTCGCCGTTCCTGCGCGGCGATGGTGCGGGAAAAAAGCGCGGCCTGCTGTTCGCGGCGATGGCCGGGCTGGTGTTGCTGGCCGCCTCGCTGGCCGTGTTCAAGCTGGTGGTGCTGAAGATGCTGCCGCTGGACAACAAGTCGGAAGTGCAGGTCGTGGTGGACATGCCGGAAGGCAGCACGCTGGAGCGCACCAACGCGCTGCTGGTGGAACTGGCGGCGAAGCTCGACAGCGTGCCGGAAGTGCTGGACTACGAGGGCTATGCCGGCACCGCCGCGCCGATCAATTTCAACGGCCTGGTGCGGCAGTACTTCCTGCGCAGCGGCAGCAACGTCGGCGACCTGCAGGTCAATCTGGTGGACAAGCACCACCGCGAGCGCCAGAGCCACGAGATCGCGCTGGCGATGCGGCCGATGCTGGCGAAGCTCGGCGAACAATACGGCGCATCGGTGAAGGTGGTGGAGGTGCCACCCGGTCCGCCGGTGCTTTCGCCGCTGGTGGCCGAGGTGTACGGCCCGGACTACGCCGGCCAGCGCCGCGTCGCCCGCGCATTGGCGAAGGAGCGCTTCGCCGCCAGCGACGGCATCGTGGACATCGACACCAGCGTGGAGGCCGACGCGCCGCGCGAACGCATCGTGGTGGATCGCGAGCGCGCCGCGCGCCTCGGCGTGCCGCAGTCCGCGATCGCCGACGCCATAGCCATGGCCGTGTCCGGTTTCGATGCCACCTGGGTTCACGACGGCGCGTCGAAATACCCGCGCCCGGTGCGCCTGCGGCTGCCGGCGCAGGACCAGGCCACATTGGCTTCGCTGCTGGCGCTGAAGGTGCGTGGTGCGCAGGGACAGCTGGTGCCGCTGTCGGAGCTGGTGCGCGTCGAGCGTGCGACGTGGGATGGCGCGATCCACCACAAGGACGGCCTGCCGGTCGTCTACGTGACGGCGGACGAGGCCGGCAAGCTCGACAGCCCGCTGTACGGCATGTTCGGCATCGTCGGCCAGCTCGATGACCACAAGGTCGCCGGGCAGACGCTGGCGCAGACCTTCATCGCCCAGCCATCCGACACCAGCGGCTACGCGGTGAAGTGGGACGGCGAATGGCAGATCACCTACGAGACCTTCCGCGACATGGGCATCGCCTACGCCGCCGGCATGGTGCTGATCTACCTGCTGGTGGTCGCGCAGTTCCGCAGCTACCTGGTGCCGCTGGTGATCATGGCGCCGATCCCGCTGACCGTCATCGGCGTGATGCCCGGCCACGCGCTGCTGGGCAAGCAGTTCACCGCCACCAGCATGATCGGCATGATCGCGCTGGCCGGGATCATCGTGCGCAATTCCATCCTGCTGGTGGACTTCATCAACCAGGAGACCGCGCGCGGCGTGCCGCTGGTCGATGCCGTGATCGACGCCTGCGCGGTGCGCGCCAAGCCCATCGTGCTGACCGGCGTGGCGGCGATGCTGGGCGCGTTCTTCATCCTCGACGACCCGATCTTCAACGGCCTCGCCATCTCGCTGATCTTCGGCATCTTCGTCAGCACGCTGCTAACGCTGGTGGTGATTCCATTGCTGTACTTCGTGCTCAAGCGCCGCGAGGCGCAACGGGAGGTGCAGGAATGA
- a CDS encoding efflux RND transporter periplasmic adaptor subunit — protein sequence MRTLRVLLLPALLALSACGTDKPAAVPPLPKDLATFTVAANGALPGRGWDGVVEAVRRADLAAQTAGRVSAVNVDVNDRVKAGDVLLRITAVEQDAGANAARAQLRAAEAAAAEAEQNYRRYAALADGQYVSKAQIDQARAARDSAAAARNAAAAMLAQASQQAAYTVVRAPFDGVVARRDVEPGETVAPGRPLVSVHAPDALRIEVAVPQSRAEAIRRDPRAQVRLADGRALTPAEVIVFPAADAASHSVNVRVALPALGAPPAPGTTAKVVFAVDAADADAGLRVPASSIAQRGELSAVYVVADGRLLLRQLRLGARTGDEVEVIAGLRAGEVVAADPVAALQAIAAQRKAADARHD from the coding sequence ATGCGCACCCTGCGAGTCCTGCTGCTGCCCGCGCTGCTGGCGCTGTCCGCCTGCGGCACCGACAAGCCGGCCGCCGTGCCGCCGCTGCCGAAGGATCTGGCCACCTTCACCGTGGCCGCCAACGGTGCGCTGCCGGGACGCGGCTGGGACGGCGTGGTGGAAGCGGTGCGCCGCGCCGACCTCGCGGCGCAGACGGCGGGGCGGGTGTCGGCGGTGAACGTCGACGTCAACGACCGGGTGAAGGCCGGCGATGTACTGCTGCGGATCACCGCGGTGGAGCAGGACGCCGGCGCGAACGCGGCGCGCGCGCAGCTGCGCGCCGCCGAAGCCGCCGCCGCCGAAGCGGAGCAGAACTACCGCCGCTACGCCGCGCTGGCTGACGGCCAATACGTGTCGAAGGCGCAGATCGACCAAGCTCGCGCCGCCCGCGATTCGGCGGCGGCCGCGCGCAACGCGGCGGCGGCCATGCTGGCGCAGGCGTCCCAGCAGGCGGCCTACACCGTGGTGCGCGCGCCGTTCGACGGCGTGGTGGCACGCCGCGACGTGGAGCCCGGCGAAACCGTCGCTCCCGGCAGGCCGCTGGTCAGCGTGCATGCGCCGGACGCGCTGCGCATCGAAGTGGCGGTGCCGCAGAGCCGCGCCGAGGCGATCCGCCGCGATCCGCGCGCGCAGGTGCGGCTGGCCGATGGCCGCGCGCTGACGCCTGCCGAGGTCATCGTGTTTCCGGCGGCGGATGCCGCCAGCCACAGCGTCAACGTGCGGGTGGCGCTGCCCGCGCTGGGCGCGCCGCCCGCGCCGGGCACCACCGCCAAGGTGGTATTCGCGGTCGATGCGGCGGACGCGGATGCCGGCCTGCGCGTGCCTGCTTCCAGCATTGCCCAGCGCGGCGAACTGTCCGCCGTGTACGTCGTCGCGGACGGCCGCCTGCTGCTGCGGCAGCTGCGGCTGGGCGCGCGCACCGGCGACGAGGTCGAAGTGATCGCCGGCCTGCGCGCGGGCGAGGTGGTGGCGGCCGATCCGGTCGCCGCGCTGCAGGCCATCGCGGCGCAGCGCAAGGCGGCGGACGCGCGCCATGACTGA
- a CDS encoding YgaP family membrane protein, with protein MTLDRAVQAFAGVMVLVSVALTQFVHPAFFWLTVFVGANLFQSAFTGFCPAAMVMRRLGVGCGEASSCNRC; from the coding sequence ATGACCCTCGACCGTGCCGTACAGGCATTCGCCGGCGTGATGGTGCTGGTCAGCGTGGCGCTGACGCAGTTCGTGCACCCCGCCTTCTTCTGGCTGACCGTGTTCGTCGGCGCCAACCTGTTCCAGTCCGCGTTCACCGGGTTCTGCCCGGCGGCGATGGTGATGCGAAGGCTCGGCGTCGGCTGCGGCGAAGCGTCGTCCTGCAATCGCTGCTGA
- a CDS encoding NAD(P)/FAD-dependent oxidoreductase: MARIVVMGAGLGGMSAAYELRETLGKGHEIVLVGKGETFDFTPSNPWLAVGWRRQEEITLSVAEHVGRHGIRFDGSGVERIDADANAVVTGGGERIGYDYLMICTGPKLAFDEVPGTGPDGGFTQSVCTTPHAAHAWEAYQQFLHNPGPVVIGAVAGASCFGPAYEFAMIVDADLRKRKLRDKVPMTFVTSEPYIGHMGLGGVGDSKGLMESELRQRHIKWIANSKVAEVHDGEMTVVEHDAKGQPGEAHALPFKFAMLLPAFKGVDAVAAIEGLCNPRGFVVVDRHQRSPRHPRIFAAGVCVAIPPVEATPVPTGAPKTGFMIESMVTTIVRNIQAELRGETPDYEGTWNAVCLADMGDTGAAFVALPQIPPRNVTWTKIGKWVHLAKIGFEKYFLYKMRNGTSEPIYEKYILGLLGIERLKDVKRSS, from the coding sequence ATGGCCAGGATCGTGGTGATGGGAGCGGGGCTGGGTGGGATGAGCGCGGCGTACGAGCTGCGCGAGACGCTCGGCAAGGGGCACGAGATCGTGCTGGTGGGCAAGGGCGAGACGTTCGACTTCACGCCGTCCAACCCGTGGCTGGCGGTGGGCTGGCGCAGGCAGGAAGAGATCACCCTGTCGGTGGCCGAGCACGTCGGCCGGCACGGCATCCGCTTTGATGGCAGCGGCGTGGAACGCATCGATGCCGACGCCAACGCGGTCGTCACCGGCGGCGGCGAGCGCATCGGCTACGACTACCTGATGATCTGCACCGGCCCCAAGCTGGCCTTCGACGAGGTGCCGGGTACCGGCCCCGACGGCGGCTTCACCCAGTCGGTCTGCACCACGCCGCACGCCGCGCACGCCTGGGAGGCGTACCAGCAGTTCCTGCACAACCCCGGCCCGGTGGTGATCGGCGCGGTGGCCGGCGCGAGTTGCTTCGGTCCGGCCTACGAGTTCGCGATGATCGTCGATGCCGACCTGCGCAAGCGCAAGCTGCGCGACAAGGTGCCGATGACCTTCGTCACCAGCGAGCCCTACATCGGCCACATGGGCCTCGGCGGCGTCGGCGATTCCAAGGGATTGATGGAGTCCGAGCTGCGCCAGCGCCACATCAAGTGGATCGCCAACAGCAAGGTCGCCGAGGTACACGACGGCGAGATGACGGTGGTCGAGCACGACGCCAAGGGCCAGCCGGGCGAAGCGCACGCGCTGCCGTTCAAGTTCGCCATGCTGCTGCCGGCGTTCAAGGGCGTGGACGCGGTGGCGGCGATCGAAGGACTGTGCAATCCGCGCGGTTTCGTGGTCGTCGACAGGCACCAGCGCAGCCCAAGGCATCCGAGGATCTTCGCCGCCGGCGTGTGCGTGGCGATCCCGCCGGTGGAAGCCACGCCGGTGCCGACCGGCGCGCCCAAGACCGGCTTCATGATCGAGTCGATGGTCACCACCATCGTGCGCAACATCCAGGCCGAGCTGAGGGGCGAAACGCCGGACTACGAAGGCACGTGGAACGCGGTCTGCCTGGCCGACATGGGCGACACCGGCGCGGCCTTCGTGGCGCTGCCGCAGATCCCGCCGCGCAACGTGACGTGGACGAAGATCGGCAAGTGGGTGCACCTGGCCAAGATCGGCTTCGAGAAGTACTTCCTCTACAAGATGCGCAACGGCACCAGCGAGCCGATCTACGAGAAATACATCCTCGGCCTGCTCGGCATCGAGCGGCTGAAGGACGTGAAGCGTTCCAGCTGA
- a CDS encoding ArsR/SmtB family transcription factor, with protein MSKPRRKAAPAMDPERMRAHAADAAQLLRALANDKRLMLLCLLVEGERSVSELNAKVDLSQSALSQHLAVLRADGLVATRREAQTIYYSLADGPAHRIIETLHAIYCGADAACEA; from the coding sequence ATGAGCAAACCCCGCCGCAAAGCCGCCCCCGCCATGGACCCCGAGCGGATGCGCGCGCACGCCGCCGACGCCGCGCAGCTGCTGCGCGCGCTGGCGAACGACAAGCGGCTGATGCTGCTGTGCCTGCTGGTGGAGGGCGAGCGCTCGGTGAGCGAGCTGAACGCGAAGGTGGACCTGAGCCAGTCGGCGCTGTCCCAGCACCTGGCGGTGCTGCGCGCGGACGGGCTGGTGGCGACGCGGCGCGAGGCGCAGACGATCTACTACTCGCTGGCGGATGGCCCCGCGCACCGCATCATCGAAACCCTGCATGCGATCTACTGCGGCGCCGACGCCGCCTGCGAGGCCTGA
- a CDS encoding MBL fold metallo-hydrolase, with the protein MPGSPSVTPFFHRDSNTWSYVVRDPASNTAAVIDAVLDFDPKAARTSTASAQSIAERVAADGLDVRWLLETHAHADHLSAAHWLKTTRWPDATLAIGAGIRSVQKTFRPIFNLGEHFPVDGSQFDHLFEDGEAFRIGALDARVIAVPGHTSDSNAYLIGDALFTGDSLFMPDGGTARCDFPGGDAATLYRSIRRLFELPDATRVFVCHDYGPGGRKVACETTIGEQKRANIHVRDGVSEAEFVAMREARDATLAMPALILPAVQVNLRAGALPEPEDNGVRYLKLPIDHFGKE; encoded by the coding sequence ATGCCCGGCTCGCCCAGCGTCACGCCATTCTTCCACCGGGACAGCAACACGTGGAGCTACGTGGTGCGCGACCCCGCCTCGAATACGGCGGCGGTGATCGACGCGGTGCTGGACTTCGATCCCAAGGCGGCACGCACGTCCACGGCGTCGGCGCAAAGCATCGCCGAACGCGTCGCCGCCGATGGCCTGGACGTGCGCTGGCTGCTGGAAACCCACGCCCACGCCGACCACCTCAGCGCGGCGCACTGGCTCAAGACGACGCGCTGGCCGGACGCCACGCTCGCCATCGGCGCGGGCATCCGCAGCGTGCAGAAGACCTTCCGGCCGATCTTCAACCTCGGCGAGCATTTCCCGGTGGACGGCTCGCAGTTCGACCATCTGTTCGAGGACGGCGAAGCGTTCCGCATCGGCGCGCTGGACGCGCGGGTGATCGCCGTTCCCGGCCACACCAGCGACAGCAACGCCTACCTGATCGGCGATGCACTGTTCACCGGCGACTCGCTGTTCATGCCCGACGGCGGCACCGCGCGCTGCGATTTCCCGGGCGGCGACGCGGCCACGCTCTATCGCTCGATCCGCCGCCTGTTCGAGCTGCCCGACGCCACCCGCGTGTTCGTCTGCCACGACTACGGCCCGGGCGGACGCAAAGTGGCCTGCGAAACCACCATTGGCGAACAGAAGCGCGCCAACATCCACGTGCGCGACGGCGTATCCGAGGCCGAATTCGTGGCGATGCGTGAAGCGCGCGACGCCACGCTGGCGATGCCGGCGCTGATCCTGCCGGCCGTGCAGGTGAACCTCCGCGCCGGCGCGCTGCCGGAGCCGGAGGACAACGGCGTGCGCTATCTGAAGCTGCCGATCGACCATTTCGGGAAAGAATGA
- the recG gene encoding ATP-dependent DNA helicase RecG, whose translation MPAAPLHAIAGADTPLSVLAGVGPALREKLAARGLSTLQDLWLHLPREYEDRTALTAIRDLRPGVAAQVEGRVEAVERGFRYRPMLRVALSDAGRGTLVLRFFHFRAQQVAQFAVGARVRAYGTPRPGQLGLEIVHPSYRVLDDGEHALGEALDPVYPAVEGIGPASLRKLVLQALQRLPDEAALELLPQAWLRELGLPSLREAILTLHTPPRDADLAALQSGLHPAQRRLALEELLAHQLSLRRQRLALQAEGTRALRGDEKLVARLRKSLPFALTKAQARVYAQLRDDLRQPRPMLRLVQGDVGSGKTVVAAMAALLAVADGRQAALMAPTELLAEQHLNNLRAWLEPLGLRVCWLAGKVTGKARAKALEEVASGAAQVVVGTHALMQEGVDFHDLALAIVDEQHRFGVHQRLALRDKGRGSVPHQLVMTATPIPRTLAMSAYADLDVSAIDELPPGRTPVTTIALSAERRPELVERIRNACAEGRQAYWVCTIIDESDEVVAQAAQSTFEALQAALPGVRVGLVHGRQKAAEKQATMRAFKAGELGLLVATTVIEVGVDVPNASLMVIENAERLGLAQLHQLRGRVGRGSAASSCVLLYQPPLSMMARERLDTLRQTSDGFAIAEKDLQLRGPGELLGTRQTGLAAFRMADLARDADLLPRVHGLADRLLREQPDIAHRIIERWVGGAARYAAA comes from the coding sequence ATGCCGGCAGCGCCCCTCCACGCCATCGCGGGTGCCGACACCCCGCTTTCCGTTCTTGCCGGCGTCGGCCCCGCGCTGCGCGAAAAGCTCGCCGCGCGCGGGCTTTCGACCCTGCAGGACCTGTGGCTGCACCTGCCGCGCGAATACGAGGACCGCACCGCGCTGACCGCGATCCGCGACCTGCGCCCCGGCGTGGCCGCACAGGTGGAAGGCCGCGTCGAGGCGGTGGAACGCGGCTTCCGCTACCGGCCGATGCTGCGCGTGGCGCTGTCCGACGCCGGGCGCGGCACGCTGGTGCTGCGCTTCTTCCATTTCCGCGCGCAGCAGGTGGCGCAGTTCGCGGTCGGCGCGCGCGTCCGCGCCTACGGCACGCCGCGCCCCGGCCAGCTCGGGCTGGAGATCGTGCATCCCAGCTACCGCGTGCTGGACGACGGCGAGCACGCGCTGGGCGAGGCGCTCGATCCCGTCTATCCCGCCGTCGAGGGCATCGGCCCGGCCAGCCTGCGCAAGCTGGTGTTGCAGGCGCTGCAGCGGCTGCCGGACGAAGCGGCGCTGGAGCTGCTGCCGCAGGCGTGGCTGCGCGAACTCGGCCTGCCGTCGCTGCGCGAGGCCATCCTCACCCTGCACACACCCCCGCGCGACGCCGACCTCGCCGCGCTGCAAAGCGGCCTGCACCCGGCACAGCGGCGGCTGGCGCTGGAGGAGCTGCTGGCCCACCAGCTCAGCCTGCGCCGGCAGCGACTGGCCTTGCAGGCCGAGGGCACGCGCGCGCTGCGCGGCGACGAGAAGCTGGTGGCGCGGTTGAGGAAATCGCTGCCGTTCGCGCTGACGAAGGCGCAGGCGCGCGTCTATGCGCAGCTGCGCGACGACCTGCGCCAGCCGCGCCCGATGCTGCGGCTGGTGCAGGGCGACGTGGGCAGCGGCAAGACCGTGGTCGCGGCGATGGCGGCGCTGCTCGCCGTGGCCGACGGCCGGCAGGCGGCGCTGATGGCGCCGACCGAGCTGCTGGCCGAGCAGCACCTCAACAACCTGCGCGCCTGGCTGGAGCCGCTGGGCCTGCGCGTGTGCTGGCTGGCCGGCAAGGTGACCGGCAAGGCGCGGGCGAAGGCGCTGGAGGAAGTCGCATCCGGCGCGGCGCAGGTGGTGGTCGGCACGCATGCGCTGATGCAGGAAGGCGTGGATTTCCATGACCTCGCGCTCGCCATCGTCGACGAGCAGCACCGCTTCGGCGTGCATCAGCGCCTGGCGCTGCGCGACAAGGGTCGCGGCAGCGTGCCGCACCAGCTGGTGATGACCGCCACGCCCATTCCGCGCACGCTGGCGATGAGCGCCTACGCCGATCTCGACGTCTCCGCCATCGATGAACTGCCGCCCGGACGCACGCCGGTGACGACGATTGCCTTGTCCGCCGAACGCCGCCCCGAGCTGGTCGAGCGCATCCGCAATGCCTGCGCCGAAGGCCGGCAGGCGTACTGGGTGTGCACGATCATCGACGAGTCCGACGAGGTGGTGGCGCAGGCCGCGCAGTCCACCTTCGAGGCCCTGCAGGCCGCGCTGCCCGGCGTGCGCGTGGGGCTGGTGCACGGCCGCCAGAAGGCGGCGGAGAAGCAGGCGACGATGCGCGCCTTCAAGGCCGGCGAACTCGGCCTGCTGGTGGCGACCACCGTGATCGAAGTCGGCGTGGACGTGCCCAACGCCTCGCTGATGGTGATCGAGAACGCCGAGCGCCTCGGCCTGGCGCAGCTGCACCAGCTGCGCGGGCGGGTGGGGCGCGGCAGCGCGGCGTCGAGCTGCGTGCTGCTGTACCAGCCGCCGCTGTCGATGATGGCGCGCGAGCGGCTGGACACGCTGCGCCAGACCAGCGACGGCTTCGCCATCGCCGAAAAGGACCTGCAGCTGCGCGGCCCCGGCGAACTGCTGGGCACCCGTCAGACCGGGCTGGCTGCGTTCCGCATGGCCGACCTGGCGCGCGACGCCGACCTGCTGCCGCGCGTGCACGGATTGGCCGACCGGCTGCTGCGCGAGCAGCCCGATATCGCCCACCGCATCATCGAGCGTTGGGTGGGCGGCGCAGCGCGCTACGCCGCCGCGTAA